tggatttgaactcacaccCCCAGGCTGCCACAACAGTACCATAATAACTAGGCTACCGTACCCTTtcataattcaaattaagcaactttgaattaagagtagactggaTTTTGCATTGCTGCATAACATTTTCTCTGTCACTGTAGCACAAGAATTGCAGCCAAACTGACATCAGTTCCAAGAGGTAATCTCAGATTTCAGGTATTAGGCCAACTTTTTAGAGTTCACAACTTTAAAAAGAGGCAAGAAGCCCTGCTCGCTATCTTTAAAGTTTCTAAAACCAACTGATATTTCACCAGCAGCCAAGGACTAGTGATGCTGTCCTTGTGTTTAAGTAGTCATGTTCAGAGTTCCACTTTCCCGACGAGAAACTGGTGTAAAACGGTCAGCATAAATCGGTGCTGCTTAGTTCCATTGCTGTAAAAGCAGTGGCGACTCTTAAACTGGACCGACAATATTACCGTAGCATAAGAAGGGAGGCGCTCCATTGTTAGGTTACTGTTACAGAATGCCAAGATTTGGCCTCAGTTTCTTTCCCGCCCAACTACATTGGATAAGAAATAAAAATCAAAATGCTTGAAACAATTAACaggatctgtggagagaacatgcaacttaacgtttcaggtgtaAACCCTTCATCAGCTTCtgtggggggtggcgggggttGCACTGGATAAGAGATTTGCCAGAAACAAGCAAGAATTCATCATTCTGCTCTGGGTCTGATAACAACTATCACAAGTCACGACTGTTCCCGGGGTAGAATCCTTCGTTCGGAGTTCTGGTGCACGCCATGCTCCATAAAATACGGTATGTGAAGGATTACACTGAACTTCCTCAAAGCCGCTCCAGTGTGCTGTTGCACTCAGAGGTGGGTGAAAATGGGCTGGTTGCTGAACAAGTTCAACAAGACTGGAGCGCTGATCACCTGCCAGCGGGGACACAAACCACCACCTCACCGACCTTGTTGTGGAATGCGGATAGCAAGATGCACCAATAAATCAGGTGTTTCTGGAGCACAAACCTGACAAAAGTTTCAACATCTGGAGAACAGCATCAAGGAAGTGTTTTCTCTTGATCTTTGGGCTCACGGTCTTTCTGGGGGAGCGGGACCAAGTGGCAGGAGAAGCGACTGGCATTGAGGGCTCCTGAGATATTTATaatcgaggggaggggaggttggAGCTAAAGCATGTCGGAGGAGGCTGGCTCCGAGTGTCCCGTTTGTTATGAGAAGGTATCTCGCCAGAACCAGTCACTCAGGACTCTGACCTGCAACCACATCTTCTGCCATGACTGCCTGGTCAAGACGGTGATCAACCAGGAGACTCAGCCCAAGAAGGTCATCTGCCCCGTCTGCCGACATGTCACCTTCCTGAATAAAAAGAGCTTGCGATGGATCACCAAAGGCAAAGAGGGCAAACAGACCCTGGAGATCCCCCTCTCCCGGACCTCCCTGGAGTCATCTACCGTGTCGCTGGACTCGCTGGGGGCGCCCCCTCCGCGTCCTCCGCCACCACGCTCCCTCCTCCGCCGTTTGTTCGGAAGCTGCCCCCGGACTTTCGCCTCAGCCCGAAACCCTGCGCTCGGCACCAGCCAGATTTTCGTGATTAGCGGCAGGGGCAGGCCCATGAGCGAGGAGGAACTGCGGGCCCCCGCCGAAGGGGTGGTCCTGGATCACCGGCGCTGTAGACTGCGCTGGATCCTGGTCCTCCTCTGCTTTATAATCATTGGGGCCGTGGTGGCTGCTATCCTGCCCTGGATCACCTCCTTTAAATGACTGGGAATAAAGTCAGCCTTAATGACTAGCCCTCTGGGAGATTGGTACTTTTGAAAGGCGACTTTCATTCACAAGAGGCACacttgcaaaaaagatttattggtAGCTGTACTCACCTGCTACATTTTTGTTCTACTTTCCAAGAAGGTACTTCGGCAACTCTTGAGAGGGATGGACCGATTAGAGAAAATACAAATTGCACTTGTACAGG
The nucleotide sequence above comes from Heptranchias perlo isolate sHepPer1 chromosome 23, sHepPer1.hap1, whole genome shotgun sequence. Encoded proteins:
- the LOC137341211 gene encoding RING finger protein 222, whose amino-acid sequence is MSEEAGSECPVCYEKVSRQNQSLRTLTCNHIFCHDCLVKTVINQETQPKKVICPVCRHVTFLNKKSLRWITKGKEGKQTLEIPLSRTSLESSTVSLDSLGAPPPRPPPPRSLLRRLFGSCPRTFASARNPALGTSQIFVISGRGRPMSEEELRAPAEGVVLDHRRCRLRWILVLLCFIIIGAVVAAILPWITSFK